A window of Desulfobulbus oralis genomic DNA:
TGAAAGGGGCAGCTTACGATCCCGGGGACTGGTGGTTGGCCCGCTTTGCTCGGGATCCCCGGGGCAACAGCAAATAGAAGGGGCAACACACGTGCGCATCCCGGAAGCAATCGCTCAAAAGAGACCTTTTGTTTCACTGGAGTTTTTTCCGCCGAAAAAGCGGGAGGACTGGCCGGCCTTTCTGCAGACCGCCCGCGAACTGGCCGGCCTGAAGCCGCTGTTCGTCTCCGTCACCTATGGTGCAGGCGGCTCTTCCCGGAGCAACACCCTGGAAATCTGCCGGCTGCTGGCGGAGCGTTGCGGCTTCACGGTCATGCCGCACCTGACCGGGGTGCTCGCGAGTCCGGAAAGTATCGACCGTTTTCTGGATGAAATCAAGGCGATCGGCATTGACAATGTGCTGGCCTTGCGCGGCGACCGGCCAGCCGCCTTCACCGGTGCGGATGAGGAACTGTTCGCGGCCTTTCCCCATGCGGCCGACCTGATTCGCCACATCAGAGAGCACAGCCCGGGGCTTGCCGTGGGCACAGCCGCTTTTCCCGAGGGCCATGCCGAAGCCCGTTCCTTTTCGTCAGACCTCAAAGTGATGCGCGACAAGTTCCAATCTGGCGCGGACTTTGGCATCACCCAGCTTTTTTTCGACAACCGCAGCTACTTCGACTATG
This region includes:
- a CDS encoding methylenetetrahydrofolate reductase, translating into MRIPEAIAQKRPFVSLEFFPPKKREDWPAFLQTARELAGLKPLFVSVTYGAGGSSRSNTLEICRLLAERCGFTVMPHLTGVLASPESIDRFLDEIKAIGIDNVLALRGDRPAAFTGADEELFAAFPHAADLIRHIREHSPGLAVGTAAFPEGHAEARSFSSDLKVMRDKFQSGADFGITQLFFDNRSYFDYVERLGELGVTAPVIPGILPVRSLASLRFTLKLCNARVPGSLINELLDAEEREGPKAAFEVGIAHARSQVRELFERGAPGVHLYTLNRADMCTRLLDGLL